Proteins from a genomic interval of Crassostrea angulata isolate pt1a10 chromosome 7, ASM2561291v2, whole genome shotgun sequence:
- the LOC128156202 gene encoding uncharacterized protein LOC128156202 gives MKDSAMQRFRIRCTRKHIVLVAIVCLAFTGLVMKTHLVQRVHCVGVLGDRYISYVKETEIVFPTETELMGYDYNTLGCLYEMYTRTLQYHCRRVRRFGEIPRRGWYLCLDFLKTSPINCTIVSANPAFDERSFVKHIQKYCDANYKILNNIDFGKTTLIEEIDVVTFSVTKAGDFDKLKKTLDTYDNNVRQLLLEIRPWDRSLSEVRNLLSSLEDLSRRDFKLVWFDIPYNCVPFFNNRESSCISLSYVRVNSKLGQFLVKTDTRSLVLPSPEIWMEFSRIEAVRSLYHEYLSTVQFHCKHVVRMGKVSDGGWDVCHDYMFMRSPTSPCIIYSFGIQNDFSFDNDISNTYGCYVFSFDPSMGVSDHRHSEKVYFYNKGLYNKETVVKRKNTYWHMDSLDGIRKQLNHVQTPIKILKMDIEHSEWISLKQIIDTGQLRDVEQLLIEFHGNGDKAKLMILKRLYDIGFRIFWHHKNPYAAFYDDQIARSRANEISFINVDFLRQQGTLLGLDALINN, from the coding sequence ATGAAAGATTCGGCGATGCAGAGGTTTAGGATAAGGTGCACACGGAAACACATTGTGCTGGTCGCGATCGTCTGCCTGGCCTTTACTGGACTAGTAATGAAAACGCACCTTGTTCAGCGCGTCCACTGTGTTGGCGTTTTGGGTGACCGCTACATTTCGTACGTGAAGGAAACAGAAATCGTCTTTCCTACAGAGACAGAATTGATGGGATATGACTACAATACTCTTGGTTGTCTGTATGAAATGTACACAAGAACGCTGCAGTACCATTGCAGAAGAGTACGGAGGTTTGGAGAAATTCCCAGAAGAGGGTGGTACTTGTGTCTGGACTTTCTGAAAACTTCACCCATCAACTGTACCATTGTTTCGGCAAATCCTGCTTTCGACGAgcgttcttttgtaaaacacatTCAAAAATACTGTGACGCAAactacaaaatattaaacaacatAGACTTTGGTAAAACCACGTTGATTGAAGAAATCGACGTAGTAACATTTTCCGTTACAAAAGCAGGTGATTTTGATAAGTTGAAGAAAACTTTGGATACGTATGATAACAATGTACGCCAGTTATTACTGGAAATTCGTCCTTGGGATAGATCCCTTTCCGAGGTAAGGAACCTCTTATCCAGTCTGGAAGACCTCTCTAGGAGAGACTTTAAGCTGGTTTGGTTCGATATACCTTATAACTGTGTACCTTTCTTTAATAACCGCGAATCAAGCTGCATTAGTCTCAGTTATGTGCGGGTAAATAGTAAATTAGGCCAATTTCTGGTGAAAACTGACACAAGGTCCTTAGTTTTGCCATCGCCCGAAATCTGGATGGAATTTTCGCGGATTGAAGCGGTGCGTTCATTGTACCATGAATACCTCTCCACTGTCCAATTCCACTGCAAGCACGTGGTTAGAATGGGGAAAGTAAGTGATGGTGGCTGGGATGTCTGCCATGATTACATGTTCATGCGATCACCCACGTCCCCCTGTATAATTTACTCTTTCGGAATACAAAAcgacttttcatttgataacgACATTTCGAACACGTACGGATGTTACGTTTTTTCGTTTGATCCTAGCATGGGTGTAAGCGACCACCGACATTCAGAGAAGGTGTACTTCTATAACAAGGGACTGTATAACAAAGAGACAGTTGTGAAAAGGAAAAACACATATTGGCATATGGATTCATTGGACGGGATTCGAAAACAACTGAATCATGTACAGACTCCAATCAAAATTCTTAAAATGGATATAGAACATTCCGAATGGATTTCTTTAAAGCAAATCATTGACACTGGCCAACTTAGAGATGTGGAACAATTACTTATAGAATTTCATGGTAATGGGGATAAAGCAAAACTGATGATTCTAAAACGACTTTATGATATAGGTTTCCGAATATTTTGGCACCACAAAAATCCATACGCTGCATTCTATGATGATCAAATTGCAAGAAGCAGAGCGAATGAAATATCTTTTATCAATGTTGATTTCCTGAGACAGCAAGGGACGCTTTTAGGATTAGACgcattaattaataattag
- the LOC128156201 gene encoding short transient receptor potential channel 7-like: MARRPISKRKSTRYKLGLSDGKKWDSKSSLSELEEIFIEAAEFGDFPTIKSILKEQGREQQTFSVDYTDIVGRTPLQLAVANEHLEVVELLLRHSNISNIHEALLHAISKGHEHIAECILKHPRYIEIKPKNKRIGETDHFFNQTKEDSPFSSDITPLILAAERNQIEIVQLLLLRGEKINKPHHYYCNCQECSNKLEFDELRLAKTRLNAYKGLASCTYISLTSEDPVLTAFDLARELRYVSTIEKSFKTEYLALADQLSDYVVKLLDKVRGHDELEKLINKKRRDPRDESYDLLARLQMAIQCNEKKFVAHPSCQQKLVSIWYDDFRLIERSHWVVRIFIVMGVSLLFPFMSLFYWLAPSTKAGKWIETPCIRFIGHTISFLMFLTLILISTLAEGVTDTNKLSFFLTIHEKYSWYRNQSSQPLPSDFAIRVYSPDIITFLLSLWIFGMLLQETKQVYSEGIANYFDSLYNYMDVSLLTLYITSFTLKYISIMKTRTALTYFESFSSWRELLYGSHEAGKQLYWVIADRFYWDSVDPHNVADGMFAIANVISFCRVTHVLHAYELFGPMQISLTRMIGDILKFAVIFLVVFVAFLVGLHNLYWYYPKETRRFIEFTPNNVTTSAEKAFGFPTTFHTVFWSLFSMGEATAVELGEFNHYFTQNVGYWIFGAYNIATVIVLLNMLIAMMSRSFEKIQEEADTEWKFARSKIYMEFIKNNGELPVPFNIFPTPRSICRLFASCCCKNEESATTQDFDDVEDARPPGKQLEQKLTNGYMRNDSSRGLQEGGKLTYKKVMKRIVKRFVFDMERDVENRDGELDELKQDISSFRYEILNQLQQKKRHIKFVEIKVQKLETKLDFLIQQQRKVLQKMNPDVLEDLPEEPEPITPSRRSKLFDSSYWSIDSASSADEHYAGNDLIENENESTAGDIAEDISKSYENSINQNGK; this comes from the exons GTTGTAGAACTGCTACTTAGGCattcaaatatatcaaacaTACACGAAGCCCTGCTGCATGCCATCAGCAAAGGCCATGAGCACATTGCAGAATGTATCTTAAAGCATCCAAGGTATATAGAAATAAAGCCCAAAAACAAGAGAATTGGAGAGACCGACCACTTCTTCAACCAGACAAAAGAAGATTCACCATTCTCTTCTGACATAACCCCGCTCATACTGGCAGCAGAAAGAAATCAGATTGAGATTGTACAGTTACTTCTTCTTCGAGGAGAGAAAATTAACAAACCTCATCATTATTATTGTAACTGTCAAGAATGCAGCAACAAGCTGGAGTTTGATGAGCTTCGCTTAGCTAAAACCCGCTTAAACGCTTACAAAGGCTTAGCAAGCTGTACATACATTTCGCTAACAAGCGAAGACCCGGTATTGACGGCATTTGACCTGGCCAGAGAACTTCGCTATGTTTCAACTATTGAAAAAAGCTTTAAG ACAGAGTATCTCGCATTGGCTGACCAGCTAAGTGATTACGTGGTCAAACTGTTGGACAAGGTCAGAGGTCACGATGAGCTGGAGAAACTCATTAACAAGAAGCGCCGAGATCCGCGGGATGAGTCTTATGATCTGTTGGCTAGATTACAAATGGCCATACAATGTAACGAGAAAAAG tttgTGGCTCATCCGAGCTGCCAGCAGAAGCTGGTTAGCATTTGGTACGACGACTTCCGTCTGATAGAGAGATCCCATTGGGTAGTTAGGATCTTCATTGTGATGGGTGTGTCCCTGTTGTTCCCATTTATGTCGCTGTTTTATTGGTTGGCTCCAAGTACAAAG GCTGGGAAGTGGATAGAGACCCCCTGTATCCGTTTTATCGGTCATACAATCTCTTTCCTCATGTTTCTAACGCTTATACTGATATCTACCCTGGCGGAAGGAGTGACGGACACGAATAAGCTCTCCTTTTTTCTTACAATACACGAGAAGTATTCCTGGTACAGAAATCAAAGCTCCCAGCCATTACCAAGCGATTTTGCCATTCGAGTTTACAGTCCAGATATAATAACTTTTCTCTTGTCTCTTTGGATTTTCG GAATGCTGTTACAAGAAACGAAGCAGGTGTACAGTGAGGGAATCGCCAACTATTTCGACTCTCTGTATAACTACATGGACGTGTCTCTCCTGACGCTGTATATCACTTCTTTCACTCTGAAGTATATCAGCATCATGAAG ACTAGAACGGCTCTGACGTATTTTGAGAGTTTTTCTTCTTGGAGAGAGCTGCTATATGGTAGCCATGAAGCGGGGAAGCAACTTTACTGGGTAATTGCAG aTCGCTTCTACTGGGACTCAGTCGACCCGCACAACGTAGCAGACGGAATGTTCGCCATAGCAAACGTCATCAGTTTTTGTCGTGTGACGCACGTGTTACATGCGTATGAGCTTTTTGGGCCGATGCAGATATCTTTGACACGGATGATCGGT GATATCCTGAAGTTTGCCGTCATCTTTCTGGTTGTGTTTGTGGCATTCCTGGTTGGTTTACACAACCTCTACTGGTACTATCCTAAAGAAACCAGACGATTTATTGAATTCACCCCGAACAATGTAACTACGTCAGCAGAAAAAGCTTTTGGATT TCCGACCACGTTTCACACGGTATTCTGGTCGTTGTTTTCTATGGGTGAAGCCACCGCCGTGGAACTCGGCGAGTTCAATCACTATTTCACACAGAACGTAGGGTACTGGATCTTTGGTGCTTACAACATAGCCACAGTGATTGTGTTGCTGAACATGTTGATTGCCATGATGTCTAGGTCCTTCGAGAAAATACAG GAAGAAGCCGATACTGAGTGGAAGTTTGCAAGAAGCAAGATTTATATGGAATTCATAAAAAACAATGGCGAACTGCCCGTTCCTTTCAACATCTTTCCGACGCCCAGGTCCATTTGTAGATTGTTCGCCTCCTGCTGTTGTAAAAACGAAGAAAGTGCAACAACGCAGGATTTTGATGACGTAGAGGATGCAAGG CCTCCTGGGAAACAACTTGAGCAGAAGTTAACAAATGGCTACATGCGTAATGATTCCAGTCGAGGGCTTCAAGAAGGTGGAAAACTAACCTATAAG AAAGTGATGAAGAGGATCGTGAAGCGGTTTGTTTTCGACATGGAAAGGGATGTAGAAAACAGAGACG GTGAACTTGATGAATTGAAACAAGACATATCAAGTTTCCGCTACGAAATTCTAAACCAACTGCAACAAAAGAAAAGACACATCAAATTTGTTGAGATAAAAGTGCAAAAACTAGAGACAAAATTGGATTTCCTTATTCAACAACAAAGGAAGGTTCTTCAAAAAATGAACCCAGATGTATTGGAGGACCTTCCGGAAGAACCGGAACCGATCACCCCGAGCAGACGATCCAAACTGTTCGACAGTTCCTATTGGTCGATTGATAGCGCATCGTCTGCAGACGAGCATTACGCCGGGAATGATTTAATTGAAAACGAGAATGAAAGCACAGCTGGAGATATAGCAGAAGATATTAGtaaaagttatgaaaattcaataaatcaaaACGGGAAATAG